The Phormidium yuhuli AB48 DNA window GATGGGACAATTTGAAGCCCTCAGGGTTCATGTGTTGAGTATCAGCTTAGATGATCCCGAAAAGCGTAAACAGTTCCGAGATGGGGAACAGATTACCTTCCCGGTTCTCAGTGATGTCAGTGGACAAACCAGCCGTAAATATGGGGTTTTCTATAACGAAGAGAGTCAAGACCCCGATCAACCTCCCTATGCCATTTATAGTCGTACCGCCTTTCTCTTAGATCGCAACCTCAAAATCATGGGGATTTATAGTTTAGGAGATCCGCAACAGGCGATCGCTTCCATTTTTGAAGATCTTTCCCAACTCCCCCAAGAAGAACCGCGCGAAATCCGTCAACAGGCCCCTGTGTTACTGATTCCCCGGGTTCTTCCCCCAGAAATGTGTCAACATCTGATTGAGTTATGGGAAAGCGATAACAGTGAATCGGGTTCCATGCGGCGGGACGGGAACAAAACCATTGGCGTGATTAACTACTCCCATAAAATCCGCCGCGACCACTTCATCAAAGACATGAACCTGTTGCGGTATCTCGATGGGGTGATGCGACGGCGAGTGTTTACGGAAGTGAAGAAAGCCTTTTCCTTTGAGATCACCCGGCGGGAGGACTACCGTATTGGTGGCTATGATTCTAGTCGCGGGGGCTATTTCCGTCCTCACCGGGATAATACCACCGGCGGAACCGCTCACCGACGCTTTGCCATGTCCCTTAACCTCAATACTGGAGAGTATGAAGGGGGTTATCTGCGGTTCCCGGAATATGGGGATCATCTCTACCGGCCCGGATTGGGTTCGGCGGTGATTTTCTCCTGTAGCCTCATGCACGAAGCAACCGATGTCACCGCTGGGCGACGGTTTGGGCTATTTTCCTTCCTCTATGGGGATAAGGAAGCCCAACAGCGTTATGAGTATGAACTCAAGGCTCAAAATAACTACCAAAATATGGTTAAAATTAGTCAGGATGTGCCTGAGGTCAAAAATTCCCTTGCCACCGTTGTTCCCCCGACACAAGTCTCCTCCTCCCATCTCGGAGTCTAAACCGGGAAGTCCTAACCCCGTGTTGTTGTCCTCCTTCGATATCTGGAAACCTCACCACCGCAGTAACTCTAGTGATGACCTGTTGCTAGAACTTCAGGGACGGGGTCGTTTACCGGAGTCGGCCCGTCTGCTGCGACGACTCCCAGTGAATACTCAGCAAGCCTCGGCCCAACTCTTGGCGGCGATTCATGAGTATCGTCCCCCCTGGGTGCTGTTGGGGGGAATGGCTGAGGGGCGATCGCGCTTAACGCTGGAACGGCGAGCGGTTCATGAGACGGGGGTTCACTGTACGCCAATGCCCGTTTGGGAGTTAGTGGCGGGCCTGGAGCATACCGATGTGAGTTATCATGCGGGCCGCTTTGTCTGTAATGCTACCTATTATCAGGTGTTGTCAGGGATTGCGGCCGCTGGCTTACCCACCCAGGCCCTCTTTCTTCATGTTCCCTGTTCTCAGAGTCCGGCTTGGCCCAAGATTGTCGCGGATGCGGACCAGTTGCTGCAACGCTTGATGCAACGAGTTCCTACCCCCTGTTCAATGACTTCTGAGAGGGTTAACGATTTTGCCGCAGTTTCGGGTTAACAAACTCATTTAACCCTTCTCCTAATAAGGATAGACCAATGACCATCAGGGTCATGGCTAAGCCGGGAAATAGGGCCGTCCACCAAATCCCCGTGGGGAGGGCTTCGAGGGCTTGGCGTAGGTCGTTGCCCCATTCTGGGGTGGCTTCGGGAAGTCCTAAACCGAGAAAGCCCAATCCTCCCAGGATGGCGATCGCATCGGCGGCGTTGAGGGCGAAGAGAACGGGGACGGTCTGAATGGCGTTAAAAAAGAGATATTTGGAGAGAATCCGCCAAGTCGAGGCCCCCATGGCTTGGGCGGCTTCGATGTATAACTCGGTTTTAATGCTGACGGTGTGGTTGCGCACCACGCGATAGTATTGCGGCACATAGGCAATACTCAGGGCCAGGGCGGCATTTAATAAGCCCCGGCCCACCACGAAGGCTAAGGTGATGGATAGAAGTAACCCCGGAAGGGTATAGATGACATCCATCACAAACAGCAACAGGCGATCGAGTTTTCCCCCCAGATAGCCACTGGCCAGTCCCAGGGGAACGCCGGTGAGGATACTCATGAGGGTGGCTAAGACCACCACCCGTATGGCCGCCTGGGAGCCGTAGAGGGTGCGGGAAAAGACATCGTAGCCGAGGCGGGTGGTTCCAAACCAATGCTCGGCTGAGGGAGGCTGGTGGATGGGATAATCCAGTAAGGCGGTGGGACTGGAAATTAGCCCCATTCCTTGCAGGAGGGGGGCCAATAGGGCAATCAGGATAAAGACCCCGGTCATGACGAGGCCCACCCACATCAACTGGATTGAGAGATTGGCAGCTTTTCGGGCTGCTGGGGGGTTGATGGGGGCTTTGGGGGCGATTGTCATAAATCGGGATGACTAGGGCTTGGAGTCGATGTCGGGGGTCTCTGAAGCCTCGTTTGAGGCTGTGACCTCGGGGCTGGGGTTGCGGTAGCCAAAAAAGTCGATGCGATAGTCGGTAATGCGAACGCCGCTTTCGGCTTCAATGCGATCGATGAGGTCTTGGGGCAGTTCCACAAAGACATCGAGAATTTGCTGACTATCGAGACAATTGATATGGCTGTGAGGGTCACTAATGTTACCATAGAGCCGGCCATCGGAACGTTCGATACATTCGATGATACCGTGGCTCGATAGGGCTTCTAGGTTCTGGTAGACGGAGGTGTAGCCAATCTCTTTGCCCGCTCGACTCAGTTGGTCGTAGATGTCTCGGGCGCAGAGGTGGTCTTGCACGTCCCAGAGGAGTTCTAGAATTAGTCGACGCTGACGACTCAATCTCATTCCCAGGGATTGGCAGCGATCGAGGGCGTCTTGGAGAGAGCGGATGGGTTTTAGGGCGATCGCCTCATGTTTCATCAGTCTGTGTTTGGCTTGCTATCAACAGGGAAAGGGTGATTCGTCTTGCGGGATTTAGACTCAACAAGGATTCACCGGCTTTAAAAATCTATCTTATGGAAGGGGCGTTTTCAGTCT harbors:
- a CDS encoding ABC transporter permease; the protein is MWVGLVMTGVFILIALLAPLLQGMGLISSPTALLDYPIHQPPSAEHWFGTTRLGYDVFSRTLYGSQAAIRVVVLATLMSILTGVPLGLASGYLGGKLDRLLLFVMDVIYTLPGLLLSITLAFVVGRGLLNAALALSIAYVPQYYRVVRNHTVSIKTELYIEAAQAMGASTWRILSKYLFFNAIQTVPVLFALNAADAIAILGGLGFLGLGLPEATPEWGNDLRQALEALPTGIWWTALFPGLAMTLMVIGLSLLGEGLNEFVNPKLRQNR
- a CDS encoding redoxin domain-containing protein yields the protein MAFQTRTLSVGDPAPLLGLPTPDGEPVIIADLVGRPIVLFFYANDSNPNCQAVAHQFQAAMGQFEALRVHVLSISLDDPEKRKQFRDGEQITFPVLSDVSGQTSRKYGVFYNEESQDPDQPPYAIYSRTAFLLDRNLKIMGIYSLGDPQQAIASIFEDLSQLPQEEPREIRQQAPVLLIPRVLPPEMCQHLIELWESDNSESGSMRRDGNKTIGVINYSHKIRRDHFIKDMNLLRYLDGVMRRRVFTEVKKAFSFEITRREDYRIGGYDSSRGGYFRPHRDNTTGGTAHRRFAMSLNLNTGEYEGGYLRFPEYGDHLYRPGLGSAVIFSCSLMHEATDVTAGRRFGLFSFLYGDKEAQQRYEYELKAQNNYQNMVKISQDVPEVKNSLATVVPPTQVSSSHLGV
- a CDS encoding pyroglutamyl-peptidase I family protein — translated: MLLSSFDIWKPHHRSNSSDDLLLELQGRGRLPESARLLRRLPVNTQQASAQLLAAIHEYRPPWVLLGGMAEGRSRLTLERRAVHETGVHCTPMPVWELVAGLEHTDVSYHAGRFVCNATYYQVLSGIAAAGLPTQALFLHVPCSQSPAWPKIVADADQLLQRLMQRVPTPCSMTSERVNDFAAVSG
- a CDS encoding Fur family transcriptional regulator, with product MKHEAIALKPIRSLQDALDRCQSLGMRLSRQRRLILELLWDVQDHLCARDIYDQLSRAGKEIGYTSVYQNLEALSSHGIIECIERSDGRLYGNISDPHSHINCLDSQQILDVFVELPQDLIDRIEAESGVRITDYRIDFFGYRNPSPEVTASNEASETPDIDSKP